In Harpia harpyja isolate bHarHar1 chromosome Z, bHarHar1 primary haplotype, whole genome shotgun sequence, a single window of DNA contains:
- the S1PR3 gene encoding sphingosine 1-phosphate receptor 3 → MMAAITMPPDALVSPQGNEEMDSLIVLHYNYTGKLILREKATDNIDLPTIAFLIICSFIVLENLMVLIAIWKNNKFHNRMYFFIGNLALCDLLAGIVYKVNILMSGKKTLSLSSTIWFIREGSMFVALGASTFSLLAIAIERHLTMIKMRPYDANKKYRVFLLIGTCWLISISLGALPILGWNCINNLPDCSTILPLYSKKYVVFCVSIFIAILVAIVILYARIYILVKSSSRNVTNHNNSERSMALLRTVVIVVSVFIACWSPLFILFLIDVACRVKECSILYKANWFIALAVINSAMNPIIYTLASKEMRRAFFRLVCGCLMKSRVARSLPIQATPDHSRSKSSSSNTQKPKEDFPPMNVASYIAEKNESPFHNGKFCK, encoded by the coding sequence ATGATGGCAGCAATTACCATGCCACCTGATGCTCTTGTCAGCCCTCAAGGAAATGAAGAGATGGACTCCCTGATCGTACTGCATTATAATTACACAGGAAAGCTTATTTTAAGGGAGAAGGCAACTGATAACATAGATCTGCCCACTATTGCATTTCTGATCATATGTAGTTTCATAGTCCTGGAAAACTTGATGGTGTTGATTGCCATATGGAAAAACAATAAATTTCACAACCGCATGTACTTTTTTATTGGCAATCTAGCTCTCTGTGATCTTTTAGCTGGGATTGTTTACAAAGTAAACATTCTTATGTCTGGGAAGAAAACTCTGAGCTTGTCCTCCACAATCTGGTTCATTAGAGAAGGCAGCATGTTTGTTGCCCTGGGAGCCTCTACTTTCAGCTTACTAGCAATAGCTATTGAGCGGCATCTGACCATGATTAAAATGAGGCCTTACGATGCGAATAAAAAGTACAGAGTGTTCCTTCTCATTGGTACATGCTGGCTTATTTCAATTTCCTTGGGTGCCTTACCCATCCTTGGCTGGAACTGTATAAACAACTTACCAGATTGCTCAACAATTTTGCCTCTGTACTCCAAGAAGTATGTTGTGTTCTGTGTTAGTATCTTCATAGCCATTTTGGTTGCCATTGTCATCCTCTATGCCCGTATCTACATCCTGGTAAAGTCCAGCAGTCGTAATGTCACTAATCACAATAACTCGGAGCGGTCCATGGCACTCCTTAGGACCGTCGTGATCGTTGTTAGTGTCTTCATTGCCTGTTGGTCTCCTCTGTTCATCTTGTTCCTCATTGATGTGGCCTGCAGAGTCAAGGAGTGCTCTATCTTGTACAAAGCCAACTGGTTTATTGCTCTGGCAGTCATCAATTCTGCAATGAACCCCATCATCTACACTCTGGCCAGTAAGGAAATGCGTAGGGCTTTCTTTCGCCTTGTTTGTGGCTGCCTGATGAAATCCAGGGTGGCCAGATCTTTGCCTATTCAGGCCACACCAGATCACAGTCGAAGTAAATCCAGCAGCAGCAATACCCAGAAGCCAAAGGAAGATTTCCCACCGATGAATGTTGCCTCGTACATTGCTGAGAAAAATGAATCTCCATTTCACAACGGAAAATTCTGTAAGTAA